In Solanum pennellii chromosome 3, SPENNV200, a single window of DNA contains:
- the LOC107014592 gene encoding probable WRKY transcription factor 4 isoform X2, whose product MGENFKAPSVSVSSLSTLTIPPKDSFFGGGNMPYFSPGPMTLVSTFFSESEYPSFSQLLAGAMASPLAKPPTLLPGEEENCKQGYKQNRPMNLMVAQSPFFTIPTAFTPSGLLNSPGFLSALQSPFGMSHQQALAHVTAQAALSQSYLQTQAECHFPLQSKSVQVLGASDPEESSLQPQLDTMSSDQKSKKFELPQLSQSEDKPSFNSVDRPASDGYNWRKYGQKMVKASERPRSYYKCTHLKCLVKKKVERSIDGHITEITYKGHHNHELPQPNKRRRDGCAQDGSDCSNINPETGTHTEIEINGLNGALVAHSEQVSTEMACERSVSNECEEIEDAETAASKEHDDATNVKRMKTTVETPILSSSHKAEPESKIVVQTRNEVDILDDGFKWRKYGQKVVKGNHHPSCI is encoded by the exons ATGGGGGAAAACTTCAAAGCTCCATCAGTTTCAGTGTCTTCACTTTCAACACTAACAATCCCACCTAAAGACTCATTTTTTGGTGGTGGAAATATGCCCTATTTTAGTCCAGGTCCAATGACCCTTGTCTCCACTTTCTTCTCTGAATCTGAGTACCCATCTTTCTCCCAGCTTCTTGCTGGAGCTATGGCTTCTCCATTAGCAAAACCGCCTACCCTTTTGCCTGGAGAAGAAGAGAATTGTAAACAAGGGTATAAACAGAATCGACCCATGAATCTAATGGTGGCTCAATCTCCTTTTTTCACCATTCCAACCGCTTTTACTCCTTCTGGATTGCTTAATTCACCTGGATTTCTTTCCGCACTTCAG AGTCCTTTTGGAATGTCACACCAGCAGGCCCTAGCACATGTTACAGCACAGGCAGCGTTATCCCAGTCTTACTTACAAACTCAAGCTGAATGCCATTTCCCCTTGCAAAGCAAATCAGTACAAGTATTAGGGGCATCTGACCCAGAGGAATCTTCTTTACAACCTCAATTAGATACTATGTCGTCAGACCagaagagtaagaaatttgaacTGCCACAGCTTTCGCAATCTGAGGACAAGCCATCCTTTAATTCAGTCGATAGACCAGCTTCTGATGGTTACAATTGGAGGAAGTATGGCCAGAAGATGGTTAAAGCAAGTGAACGCCCTCGGAGCTACTATAAATGCACACATCTCAAATGTCTTGTCAAGAAGAAGGTTGAGCGATCCATTGATGGTCACATAACTGAGATAACCTATAAAGGCCATCACAACCATGAACTTCCTCAACCCAACAAACGCAGAAGAGACGGTTGTGCTCAGGATGGTTCAGACTGCTCCAATATTAACCCTGAAACTGGAACACATACTGAGATAGAAATCAACGGCTTAAATGGGGCTCTTGTTGCTCATTCTGAACAGGTGTCTACTGAAATGGCGTGTGAACGTTCTGTTTCGAATGAATGTGAGGAAATTGAGGATGCTGAAACAGCAGCAAGCAAGGAACATGATGATGCAACAAATGTGAAGAGAAT GAAGACAACAGTTGAGACTCCTATTCTTTCATCATCACATAAAGCAGAACCAGAATCCAAGATTGTTGTGCAGACAAGGAATGAAGTAGACATTTTGGATGACGGGTTCAAGTGGCGTAAATATGGCCAGAAAGTGGTGAAAGGGAATCATCATCCAAG CTGTATTTAA
- the LOC107014592 gene encoding probable WRKY transcription factor 4 isoform X1 — translation MGENFKAPSVSVSSLSTLTIPPKDSFFGGGNMPYFSPGPMTLVSTFFSESEYPSFSQLLAGAMASPLAKPPTLLPGEEENCKQGYKQNRPMNLMVAQSPFFTIPTAFTPSGLLNSPGFLSALQSPFGMSHQQALAHVTAQAALSQSYLQTQAECHFPLQSKSVQVLGASDPEESSLQPQLDTMSSDQKSKKFELPQLSQSEDKPSFNSVDRPASDGYNWRKYGQKMVKASERPRSYYKCTHLKCLVKKKVERSIDGHITEITYKGHHNHELPQPNKRRRDGCAQDGSDCSNINPETGTHTEIEINGLNGALVAHSEQVSTEMACERSVSNECEEIEDAETAASKEHDDATNVKRMKTTVETPILSSSHKAEPESKIVVQTRNEVDILDDGFKWRKYGQKVVKGNHHPRSYYRCTYPGCNVRKHVERASADPKAVITTYEGKHNHDIPIARNRSHSTAQNSSRQLNEQEIATWRPAILDKVALHTSEIQV, via the exons ATGGGGGAAAACTTCAAAGCTCCATCAGTTTCAGTGTCTTCACTTTCAACACTAACAATCCCACCTAAAGACTCATTTTTTGGTGGTGGAAATATGCCCTATTTTAGTCCAGGTCCAATGACCCTTGTCTCCACTTTCTTCTCTGAATCTGAGTACCCATCTTTCTCCCAGCTTCTTGCTGGAGCTATGGCTTCTCCATTAGCAAAACCGCCTACCCTTTTGCCTGGAGAAGAAGAGAATTGTAAACAAGGGTATAAACAGAATCGACCCATGAATCTAATGGTGGCTCAATCTCCTTTTTTCACCATTCCAACCGCTTTTACTCCTTCTGGATTGCTTAATTCACCTGGATTTCTTTCCGCACTTCAG AGTCCTTTTGGAATGTCACACCAGCAGGCCCTAGCACATGTTACAGCACAGGCAGCGTTATCCCAGTCTTACTTACAAACTCAAGCTGAATGCCATTTCCCCTTGCAAAGCAAATCAGTACAAGTATTAGGGGCATCTGACCCAGAGGAATCTTCTTTACAACCTCAATTAGATACTATGTCGTCAGACCagaagagtaagaaatttgaacTGCCACAGCTTTCGCAATCTGAGGACAAGCCATCCTTTAATTCAGTCGATAGACCAGCTTCTGATGGTTACAATTGGAGGAAGTATGGCCAGAAGATGGTTAAAGCAAGTGAACGCCCTCGGAGCTACTATAAATGCACACATCTCAAATGTCTTGTCAAGAAGAAGGTTGAGCGATCCATTGATGGTCACATAACTGAGATAACCTATAAAGGCCATCACAACCATGAACTTCCTCAACCCAACAAACGCAGAAGAGACGGTTGTGCTCAGGATGGTTCAGACTGCTCCAATATTAACCCTGAAACTGGAACACATACTGAGATAGAAATCAACGGCTTAAATGGGGCTCTTGTTGCTCATTCTGAACAGGTGTCTACTGAAATGGCGTGTGAACGTTCTGTTTCGAATGAATGTGAGGAAATTGAGGATGCTGAAACAGCAGCAAGCAAGGAACATGATGATGCAACAAATGTGAAGAGAAT GAAGACAACAGTTGAGACTCCTATTCTTTCATCATCACATAAAGCAGAACCAGAATCCAAGATTGTTGTGCAGACAAGGAATGAAGTAGACATTTTGGATGACGGGTTCAAGTGGCGTAAATATGGCCAGAAAGTGGTGAAAGGGAATCATCATCCAAG GAGTTATTATCGTTGCACGTACCCTGGATGCAATGTTCGCAAACATGTTGAGAGAGCTTCAGCAGATCCAAAAGCTGTCATAACAACATATGAGGGCAAGCACAATCATGATATTCCCATTGCTAGAAACAGAAGCCATAGCACAGCCCAAAATAGTAGTCGTCAGTTGAATGAGCAAGAGATTGCAACTTGGAGGCCTGCTATTCTCGACAAAGTCGCTCTTCATACCAGTGAAATACAAGTGTAG